Proteins from a genomic interval of Flavobacteriales bacterium:
- a CDS encoding TonB-dependent receptor, producing the protein MRTLIFTCIIPLIALLSPGDVAAQEKFTLSGYVKDASTGEYMMAANVYVKELAKGTTTNAYGFYSITLPKGNYTLKFSFIGFDDQEKSISLNADTKLNLELQPASTTIDEVEVTARGSDENTKSTDMGRMGIEVEKIKTLPAFMGEVDVLKTIQLLPGVQSAGEGNSGFYVRGGGPDQNLILLDEAVVYNASHLFGFFSVFNADAVKNVELYKGSMPANYGGRLASVVDVNMKEGNSKKFEVDGGIGLISSRLTLQGPIKKDTSSFIISARRTYIDVLMKPFIKETSPFNGTGYYFYDLNMKMNYRFNDKDRLFLSGYFGRDVFNYSNKKAGFNVKIPWGNSTATVRWNHLFNNKLFMNFSAVYSQYQFEFAAAQDDFEFALFSGITDWNGKLDFFYQPNPRHSIKFGAFYTFHTFVPSSATAKQGDLVFDTGGRVKLFAHESALYFNDDFDITEELRMSVGLRYSLFNQVGPFTRYVKDPTLGTTSDTITYNRGESVALYHGPEPRASLRYTLNKVSSLKAAYTRNLQYIHLASLSAVSLPTDVWVPSTDRVKPQIGNQYSIGYFRNLHKNDYETSVE; encoded by the coding sequence ATGAGAACGCTCATTTTTACATGCATCATCCCCCTCATCGCCCTTTTATCACCGGGTGATGTAGCCGCACAGGAGAAATTTACCTTGTCGGGTTATGTAAAAGATGCTTCCACCGGCGAATACATGATGGCTGCCAATGTGTATGTAAAAGAACTGGCAAAGGGCACCACTACCAACGCTTACGGATTTTATTCCATCACGCTTCCCAAAGGGAATTATACCCTCAAATTTTCATTCATCGGTTTCGACGATCAGGAAAAATCGATAAGTCTCAATGCCGATACCAAACTCAATCTCGAATTGCAACCGGCTTCTACTACTATCGACGAAGTGGAGGTCACTGCCCGGGGCAGTGATGAAAATACCAAGAGCACCGATATGGGACGAATGGGTATTGAGGTGGAAAAAATTAAAACGCTCCCTGCTTTCATGGGGGAAGTGGATGTGCTCAAAACCATTCAGCTTTTACCCGGTGTACAATCGGCCGGCGAAGGGAATTCCGGTTTTTACGTGCGTGGGGGAGGACCCGATCAAAATCTGATTCTTCTTGATGAAGCGGTGGTGTACAATGCTTCGCATCTCTTCGGATTCTTTTCGGTCTTTAATGCCGATGCCGTTAAAAATGTGGAGCTGTATAAAGGAAGCATGCCGGCGAATTATGGGGGACGATTAGCTTCGGTGGTGGATGTAAACATGAAAGAAGGAAACAGTAAAAAGTTTGAGGTGGACGGCGGTATCGGATTAATTTCTTCACGTCTCACGCTACAGGGTCCCATAAAAAAAGATACCTCTTCCTTCATCATTTCCGCTCGTAGAACCTATATCGATGTATTGATGAAACCCTTCATCAAAGAAACATCGCCCTTTAACGGAACAGGATATTATTTCTACGATCTCAACATGAAAATGAATTATCGTTTCAACGATAAAGATCGTTTGTTCCTCAGCGGATATTTTGGTCGCGATGTCTTTAATTACTCCAATAAAAAAGCCGGCTTTAACGTAAAAATTCCCTGGGGAAATTCAACCGCCACCGTGCGATGGAATCACCTCTTCAACAATAAACTCTTCATGAATTTTTCGGCCGTGTATTCGCAATACCAATTCGAATTCGCCGCCGCGCAGGATGATTTCGAATTCGCATTGTTCAGTGGAATTACCGACTGGAACGGCAAACTCGATTTCTTCTACCAACCCAACCCGCGTCACTCCATTAAATTCGGTGCATTTTACACCTTTCACACCTTCGTGCCCAGTTCAGCAACCGCTAAGCAGGGAGATTTGGTATTCGATACGGGGGGACGCGTAAAACTTTTCGCTCATGAAAGCGCTTTGTACTTCAACGACGATTTCGATATCACCGAAGAACTGCGCATGTCGGTCGGACTCCGCTACTCGCTCTTCAATCAGGTAGGTCCATTCACCCGTTACGTAAAAGATCCCACCCTGGGCACCACGAGTGATACCATCACCTACAACAGAGGAGAATCCGTTGCACTGTATCACGGACCCGAACCGCGTGCTTCTTTGCGTTACACACTCAATAAAGTTTCATCACTGAAAGCAGCCTATACGCGCAATCTGCAATACATTCACCTTGCATCACTCTCGGCGGTTTCATTACCAACCGATGTATGGGTGCCAAGTACCGATCGCGTTAAACCACAAATCGGAAATCAATATTCCATCGGATATTTCCGCAACCTGCATAAAAACGATTATGAAACCAGTGTGGAAG